A region from the Candidatus Methylomirabilota bacterium genome encodes:
- a CDS encoding DUF4194 domain-containing protein — MDFTADYAGLEPAQQDRFREVVTRLLSGHVLTPGPAMRPDPDWRFAERHRELIDGYLRIGGWRLEIDLGLRLCRAVHESGEQRVRLSKLESLVLCTLRLAYHEQMQQASEDLRCEMSVGALRERLIQSGKPAVQLSRRALEHALRRLGRHSLIVIERGFAGEDTETFEVSALIEKVLPPDRIAEMAERIRAYTGSLVSADDGGPADDPEDGEESR, encoded by the coding sequence GTGGACTTCACCGCGGACTACGCCGGGCTCGAACCGGCGCAGCAGGACCGCTTTCGCGAGGTGGTGACCCGCCTGTTGTCCGGCCACGTGCTCACGCCGGGGCCCGCCATGCGGCCCGATCCGGACTGGCGCTTCGCGGAGCGGCACCGCGAGCTCATCGACGGCTACCTCCGGATCGGCGGATGGCGGCTCGAGATCGACCTCGGTCTCCGACTGTGCCGGGCGGTCCACGAATCGGGAGAGCAGCGCGTGCGGCTCTCGAAGCTCGAGAGCCTGGTGCTGTGCACGCTCCGGCTGGCCTATCACGAGCAGATGCAGCAGGCGAGCGAGGACCTCCGATGCGAGATGTCCGTCGGGGCCCTGCGCGAGCGGCTCATCCAGTCGGGCAAGCCCGCCGTGCAGCTCTCCCGGCGCGCGCTCGAGCACGCCCTGCGGCGGCTGGGTCGTCACTCCCTGATCGTGATCGAGCGCGGGTTCGCCGGCGAGGACACCGAGACGTTCGAGGTGAGCGCGCTCATCGAGAAGGTGCTGCCGCCCGACCGCATCGCCGAGATGGCCGAGCGGATCCGCGCCTACACGGGGTCGCTGGTCTCGGCCGACGACGGCGGCCCCGCCGACGACCCCGAGGACGGCGAGGAGTCCCGATGA